A region from the Fibrobacter sp. UWR2 genome encodes:
- a CDS encoding 50S ribosomal protein L11 methyltransferase, whose translation MQKIDTWYKAEGYCPIEDFELASYLLFEAGVATLEELDPKAEGRTDFCFYTGDKAERDRIVAEFPQYHFTLSDEPAKDWDKWWRDRAQPVSVSPHLWVRPPWVEFTPDDPQAVVLELEAKTAFGTGEHDTTSSCATLMESIDFKGKTVLDIGTGTGILAMYARRLGARMAVGTEIDPLTIPCIAENFERNGFGESDCVLGFLDAFKDGTKFDVILCNMIRSELWPLRDDIEDLLAPGGELIISGQLLTEKDYILKWFEEAGFKVKAERVSTEWWSVLAQSTINA comes from the coding sequence ATGCAAAAAATCGACACATGGTACAAGGCGGAGGGCTATTGCCCTATCGAAGATTTTGAACTCGCAAGCTACCTGCTTTTCGAGGCAGGGGTGGCGACGCTCGAGGAACTCGACCCGAAGGCGGAAGGCCGTACGGACTTCTGCTTCTATACCGGCGACAAGGCCGAGCGCGACCGCATTGTGGCAGAGTTCCCGCAGTACCATTTTACGCTGAGCGATGAGCCCGCGAAGGATTGGGACAAGTGGTGGCGTGACCGCGCCCAGCCTGTGTCTGTTTCCCCGCACTTGTGGGTGCGCCCGCCTTGGGTAGAATTTACGCCCGACGACCCGCAGGCTGTGGTGCTCGAACTCGAGGCGAAGACCGCCTTCGGGACCGGCGAGCACGATACCACGAGCAGCTGCGCGACGCTCATGGAGTCGATCGATTTCAAGGGCAAGACTGTACTCGATATCGGGACGGGAACCGGCATCCTCGCGATGTATGCCCGCCGCCTGGGCGCCCGCATGGCGGTAGGTACCGAAATCGACCCGCTCACGATTCCCTGCATCGCAGAAAACTTCGAGCGTAACGGTTTTGGCGAGAGCGACTGTGTGCTCGGATTCCTGGATGCATTCAAGGACGGCACGAAGTTCGATGTCATCCTGTGCAACATGATCCGGAGTGAACTCTGGCCCCTGCGCGACGACATCGAGGACCTGCTTGCGCCCGGCGGCGAGCTGATTATCAGCGGCCAGCTCCTGACAGAAAAGGATTACATCCTCAAGTGGTTCGAAGAAGCCGGCTTCAAGGTAAAGGCCGAGCGCGTAAGCACAGAGTGGTGGAGCGTGCTCGCGCAATCCACCATAAACGCCTAG
- a CDS encoding replication-associated recombination protein A, with protein sequence MEQPLAERLRPQNLDEFLGQNKILGEQSLLRRSLENDTVPSMIFWGPPGCGKTSLAHVIRQKTKKRFVALSAVASGVKEVKEVLADARQMKKAFLDTILFIDEIHRFNKGQQDALLGAVEDGTVTLIGATTENPGFEVNGALLSRCQLILFAPLSSDDLRTLIFSALRDHPRGLQLKDVEIEDAVVDKLIAQSEGDARFLLNQLEWIGKSLGDRKKIDEKLLEEFQYKKPLRYDKSGEEHYNLISALHKSVRGSDPDAAVYWLHRMLQGGEDPRFILRRLMRMAMEDVGLADPNALLLATSAREAYDFMGIPEGLIALDELAIYLSLAPKSNSLELAGMAADRIIQQTGTLPVPRAFRNSVTRVGKQLGYGNGYEYDHDSPGAYSAQEHLPKQLEGTEIYHPTNYGKEKLLAERLAQLKQIKKEKKG encoded by the coding sequence ATGGAACAGCCGCTCGCCGAAAGATTGCGTCCGCAGAACCTGGATGAATTTTTAGGCCAGAACAAGATTCTGGGCGAGCAGAGCCTTTTGCGCCGGAGCCTGGAAAACGATACCGTCCCGAGCATGATTTTCTGGGGGCCTCCCGGCTGCGGCAAGACGAGCCTCGCCCACGTAATCCGCCAGAAGACCAAGAAGCGCTTCGTCGCGCTCTCCGCAGTCGCAAGCGGCGTGAAGGAAGTCAAGGAAGTCCTCGCCGACGCGCGCCAGATGAAGAAGGCTTTTTTGGACACCATCCTCTTCATCGACGAAATCCACCGCTTTAACAAGGGCCAGCAAGACGCATTGCTCGGCGCCGTGGAAGACGGCACGGTGACGCTTATCGGCGCCACCACCGAAAACCCGGGTTTCGAAGTGAACGGGGCATTGCTGAGCCGCTGCCAGCTCATACTGTTTGCGCCCCTCAGCAGCGACGACCTGCGCACGCTCATTTTCAGCGCGCTCCGCGACCACCCGCGTGGCCTGCAGCTCAAGGACGTAGAAATCGAGGACGCCGTCGTGGACAAGCTCATCGCGCAATCTGAAGGCGACGCACGCTTTTTGCTGAACCAGCTCGAATGGATTGGCAAGAGCCTCGGCGACCGCAAGAAGATTGACGAGAAGCTGCTGGAGGAATTCCAGTACAAGAAGCCCCTGCGCTACGACAAGAGCGGCGAGGAACACTACAACCTGATTTCGGCACTCCACAAGTCGGTGCGCGGGAGCGACCCCGATGCCGCCGTGTACTGGCTGCACCGCATGCTACAGGGTGGCGAAGACCCGCGGTTCATACTGCGCAGGCTCATGCGCATGGCGATGGAAGATGTCGGCCTTGCCGACCCGAACGCGTTACTGCTTGCAACAAGCGCGCGGGAAGCATACGACTTCATGGGCATACCCGAGGGCCTCATCGCGCTCGACGAGCTGGCGATATACCTCTCGCTTGCGCCCAAGAGCAACAGTCTTGAACTTGCCGGCATGGCGGCAGACCGCATTATACAACAGACGGGGACATTGCCCGTGCCACGCGCGTTCCGGAATTCCGTGACCCGCGTAGGCAAACAGCTCGGTTACGGGAACGGTTACGAGTACGACCACGACAGCCCGGGCGCATACTCCGCGCAGGAACATTTGCCAAAGCAACTTGAAGGCACGGAAATTTACCACCCGACAAACTACGGCAAAGAAAAACTGCTCGCCGAACGCCTCGCGCAGCTCAAGCAGATCAAGAAAGAGAAAAAGGGATAA
- a CDS encoding thioesterase family protein, with protein sequence METCTFKHTARVEVRYAETDQMGIVHHSVYAVWFEQARTEYFREAGASYADMEAEGFSSPVLELNVQFKAPTHYGEFVDIETTMIRVDKLRIRFEYKASVNGKLCTTGHTLHCMLKNGRPTRELPASFAKFEFVSEEK encoded by the coding sequence ATGGAAACTTGCACATTCAAGCATACCGCCCGCGTCGAAGTGCGCTACGCGGAAACCGACCAGATGGGAATCGTACACCACTCCGTTTATGCCGTGTGGTTCGAACAGGCACGTACCGAATACTTCCGCGAGGCGGGCGCAAGCTACGCCGACATGGAGGCCGAAGGGTTCTCGAGCCCGGTGCTTGAACTGAACGTGCAGTTCAAGGCGCCCACGCACTACGGTGAATTCGTGGATATCGAGACCACCATGATTCGCGTAGACAAACTGCGCATCCGCTTTGAATACAAGGCGAGCGTGAACGGCAAGCTTTGCACCACGGGCCACACGCTCCACTGCATGCTCAAGAACGGGCGCCCCACGCGCGAACTGCCCGCAAGTTTTGCCAAGTTTGAATTCGTTAGCGAGGAGAAATAA
- a CDS encoding thioesterase family protein, which produces MLVKGLSYTSHIEVRYAETDAMGVVHHGSYPIWFEQARIDFFKSIGAPYTAIEKEGFESPVLELVVRYRQPCKFGDTVDIETTIYKVNTLKWKFQYRLFVGETLCATASTLHAFTKGGVPTMEKPECFRKVEGKLFPDK; this is translated from the coding sequence ATGCTAGTAAAAGGTTTGAGTTACACGAGCCATATCGAGGTCCGCTACGCCGAAACCGACGCCATGGGGGTCGTGCACCATGGATCCTACCCCATCTGGTTCGAACAGGCGCGCATCGATTTTTTCAAGTCCATCGGTGCACCCTACACTGCCATCGAAAAAGAAGGGTTCGAAAGTCCGGTGCTCGAATTGGTAGTCCGTTACAGGCAACCCTGCAAGTTCGGTGATACCGTAGACATCGAAACAACCATTTACAAGGTAAACACGCTGAAATGGAAATTCCAGTACAGGCTGTTCGTTGGCGAGACGCTCTGTGCCACGGCATCCACCCTGCACGCCTTCACCAAAGGCGGGGTCCCGACCATGGAAAAGCCCGAATGCTTCAGGAAGGTAGAGGGCAAGCTTTTCCCGGATAAATAG